A window of Sphingobacteriales bacterium genomic DNA:
TAACAATAACATGCCATTTCATTCGCTTTTTGCTTTTTTAAAAAAAGTGTAAAGGTAAACCTTTTGCCCCGATAATAAGCTTATTTTTGTCCCATGGCAGAAATGCTCCAAAATATCTTGCCTGTTTACCTGATATTTTTTTCAGGACTAATACTCCGCTGGACTCATGTCCTTTCCCAAACTGACGGTGAACGAATGTTGAAATTCATCTTCTACTTTACTTTGCCTGCCCTTGTGTTAAAAACATTATCAGGTATTCAGCTGATTCCGGCTTTGTTCTGGCTGCCTTTCGCATCTGCCGTCATCATCCTGCTGTCAGGCATTCTGGCTTATTATTCTTCCCGACTTTCTGGTCTGTCAGCTTCAAAATCAGGTGTTTTACTAACATCTTCCATGATTATGAATATCGGATTTACCATTCCTTTCGTCCATGCTGTTTGGGGTGAAAAAGGGCTCGGATACCTGTTTATGTTTGATTTTTCCAACGGGATAATGGCATACAGTGTGGTGTATTATATTGCCTGCCGGCATGGTGAAGATGCGGGAAATTCAGGTAAAATCTACAAAAAAGTTTTCACTTCTCCACCAATTTGGGCACTATTGATTGCTTTAACGCTCAATATTTCAAACATACAACTTCCGCATGCATTGTTATCCTTTCTTGATTTCAGCGGTCAAATGACCATCCCTTTGTTTCTGATTGCTTTATCTTTGTTTTTTGCCCCTTCCTTTTCTGACTTCCGGGATCTTTTAACAGGTATTTCCCTTCGTATGGGATTTGGCTTTTTATTGGGTTTATTAATGATTGCAATATTACCACTTGATCCTCTTGCGAAAATCATTCTGATAACCGGAGCTTCATCACCTGTCGGATTCAATACACTCACTTTTGCCTCACTGGAGAAACTGGATACCCGCTATGCCGCAAATCTTGTCTCCTTCTCAATTTTACTGGGAATGGTGCTGGTTCCTTTATTATTATTGTTTTGGCGTTAAGGTCCTTTGGTTAATCAATCAATGTAATCCATCATCACATGAATCAGCTCTGTGTTTTATAAGGATTCGTATCGCCTGAAGCTACATTCTGCTGAAAATGTTTTCAATTCTTATTGTTTATTGCTACTTTAAAATTTTTCTTCCTTTACAATTATCTTTGCTCAACTTTACAGAGTCATCATTTATCATAAATACTGTTATGCATTTTAATTCAGGTTCCTATATAACCGCAGATATGGAAGTAGGCAGGATTATTAAGGAAAATCCGATCCTGTTATTGGTGCTGGAGAATTTTGGAATTTTTCAAATGAAAAAGAATCAGACTTTTGAGGAATTATCTATCGAAAATCAATTAAGTCCGGAATTATTGGTACTGATTTGCAACTTACACTCAGGTTATTATCTGGACAAAGCTGATCACTTACCCAATGAATCTTTGAGGCAAATTATCTTTTACCTGAAAAACAGTCACCAATATTATCTGAATGAAAAATATCCTGAAATACGTGAACTAATTAGGGTTTTTGGAGAGAATACAGGAAAGGAGATTTTTAATATTATTGAAACCTATTTCATGGAGTATTTCAATGATGTAAAAGAACACATTGCCTATGAGGAAAAAATTGCTTTTCCATACTTCTTTTCACTTTTAGACAAGCAAAAAATAAGTTATAAAAATTTTTCAGTCAGATACTATAAAGAACATCATACCGATATCGAAACCAGCCTTGAAGCACTTAAAGATATTATCCTCCATTATATTCCACTTGAAAAACCATTACCCGTGAGGCGAAAGCTGATGATGATGCTCAATGAATTAGCTTTTGAATTAAAAATTCACTCCCTGATTGAAGATATGATATTAATTCCTTTAACAGAAAGAATTGAAAATGGAGGGAATGAGCAATAATAAATACCTGACTATCGGAATAATTGAAGATTCGGATATCATCAGGGAGGGCATTCAGAATTTACTTCAGAAATCAGGGCAAAATATTGTTACTATCCTGATAAAAGATATTGACAACCTGAATATACATGCCAACCGGCTTAAACTTAATATTATACTGATAAATACCAGTCTGATTATCAGCCGCCTGAAGCAGGTCAGAAATGCAAGGTTATCCCAGCCCGAGCTTAAATGGATCGGTTTACAGTCGTCTTTTCCCGGAAAAGAAATTTTATCCTGTCTGGATGAAATCATTTACCTGGATGATACGGCTGAGATTATAACCAGAAAAGTAATAAGATTTGCCCATTCTTCAGAGAAAAATAAAACGGCCCCGCTGAGCAGCAGAGAGACCGATGTATTGCTTGAAATGATAAAAGGATACTCAAACAAGGAAATAGCTGAAAAACTGAATATCAGTATTCATACTGTCATGACTCACCGCAAAAATATTTATGCTAAAACCGGAACACGAAGTCAACCGGGATTGACAATATTTGCCTTGACCCATAATATTGCTTCGATTGACAATCTGAAATAATTCCTACCACCTATCAGGTATCTTTTTTCATCAATATCATTAGTTTTAGGTATTGGTTCAAATTATCAGACAGCTGATTTTTGCCGGTAAACTTAATTATTCACTACAATGAGAAGATTTGTTTTAATTTTATTTATCATCTTACCTATCTGGCTGTCAGGACAGAAAAAACAGGACACCACTGTGGTATATAAAAATTCCGTTGAACAAATGCTTGAAAATGACGGGAAATTACAATTGGGCGGATATGGTGAGGTTCATTTTAACAAGCCTTATTTTAAAAATTTATACAAGGCATCTCAGCTTGATGTTCACCGGCTGGTTTTATTTTATGGCTATAATTTTTCTCATCATACTCAGTTTGTTTCGGAAATTGAATTTGAATATGCAAAAGAGTTATGGATTGAACAGGCATTTTTACAGCATCGACTTAACAAATACCTGAATTTAAGAGCAGGATTATTGCTCATTCCTATGGGAATCATTAACGAGACTCATGAACCCGTAACTTTTAACGGAGTTGAACGCCCGGTTATCGACAACAAAATATCGCTTTCAACATGGAGGGAAATTGGAACAGGCTTTTGGGGAAGCTTTCTCCCATTTAAAATCAAATATCAGATTTATATTACCGGAGGACTTAATGGATATGATGGTAAAGCTGTTTTTAACGGAGCCAATCCCTTGCGGGATGGTCGTCAGAAAGGTTCAAAAGCTTATACTTATTCTCCGGCTCTTAGTTCAAGAATTGAATATTTTGGCTTTAAAAATCTCCATACAGGTATTTCATTCTATTCCGGTAATTCTCAAAGTAAGCTTTACTCAGATTTAAATAAAGACAGCCTGAGACTAAAAAAAACAGCTGATTCATCGGTAATTGGAATTCGCATGATAGGAGCCGATTTCAGGTATTTCATCAAAGGCTTTCAGTTAAGGGGGCAATTCTATTTCATCAATTTAAGCAATACTGATCAATACAATACTTTTCGTCAGTCCGGCAATACTTTCAATAATCTTGGCAAACAAATAATAGGTTATTATTTAGAGGCTGGATATAATGTTTTACGTCCTTTCCCTGACATTGAATACAGCCTGATACCTTTTTTCCGATATGAATTTTATAATCTTCATCACCAGGTTGAAAAACCGGTTGTTGCAGATAAATCCCTGATGAATACAATTCTGACTGCCGGTATTTCTTTCAGATTAAACGACCATGCCATTATCAAATCTGATTTTCAATGGATTAAACCTGCCAATGTCCATTTTTGGCAAAAATACCTTAATTTTGGATTTGGTGTAACCTTTTAAATCAGCATTTGTGAAATCTGTTTTACTGAAATGTTTAGTTTTAATCTTGTTTTTCCAGTCATTTGCCTTTACATTTAACGGACCTCTAGATTTTCACCCCCGTCAGCTGGATAGAGAAATCCGTAAAATCTATCATACCGATCATTTTCATATTGCGTATTATCCATCTTCAGAAAATCAACCTGATAGTAATACTGGAAAATATTTTAGTATTTATACAGGAAATACTTTAGCAGGTTATGGTTATATCGGTAGGGTAATGAGTTGCCGACAGGGCATGTGCTTTTCAAATTTAAAAAACAGCAAATCTTCTTTTGCTGAGTATTTTGACTATTTTATCCTCTTTGATAGCACCATAAGCATACAAAAGGTTATGGTGTTTAATTACATGGCAAGCCATGGAAATGAAATTACCTCAAACGGCTGGCTTAAACAGTTTATCGGTTACAACGGTAACAACAGTCTGATAGCCGGAAAAGACATAGATGCCATCAGCGGTGCCACTGTGTCAGTTCATGGGCTCATCAATGACGTCATTATCAGAACCTCAGAAATAAAAAAGCTGAAATCTGAAAAGAAAAACTTTTGACAGAGGACTAATGGCTCACATTCACCTTAAAAAAATGATAATTGTCGTTGCTGAATAAGTACAATATGTACAAACCGGCAGGAACATCATTTATCATTATCTTACTGTTTTCCGTATAACCTATCTTAATCAACCTTCCATTTAAATCAAATATCTGATAATCAAAAATTTCTGATGAATTTAGTATTTGCAGTTTTTCGCTGACCGGATCAGGAAAAATCATCAGTTTTTGGTTCTGATCATTGTCTGCCATGCCGGAAGGAGAATCTGTCGAATAAAAAATGGTTATTTTCCCATTATTCTCAGCATAATACATCAACTGCCTGCCATCTTCGAGATTATACCAGGTAAAATCAGTTGAATTTGGACCTAAAC
This region includes:
- a CDS encoding AEC family transporter, translating into MAEMLQNILPVYLIFFSGLILRWTHVLSQTDGERMLKFIFYFTLPALVLKTLSGIQLIPALFWLPFASAVIILLSGILAYYSSRLSGLSASKSGVLLTSSMIMNIGFTIPFVHAVWGEKGLGYLFMFDFSNGIMAYSVVYYIACRHGEDAGNSGKIYKKVFTSPPIWALLIALTLNISNIQLPHALLSFLDFSGQMTIPLFLIALSLFFAPSFSDFRDLLTGISLRMGFGFLLGLLMIAILPLDPLAKIILITGASSPVGFNTLTFASLEKLDTRYAANLVSFSILLGMVLVPLLLLFWR
- a CDS encoding response regulator transcription factor — translated: MSNNKYLTIGIIEDSDIIREGIQNLLQKSGQNIVTILIKDIDNLNIHANRLKLNIILINTSLIISRLKQVRNARLSQPELKWIGLQSSFPGKEILSCLDEIIYLDDTAEIITRKVIRFAHSSEKNKTAPLSSRETDVLLEMIKGYSNKEIAEKLNISIHTVMTHRKNIYAKTGTRSQPGLTIFALTHNIASIDNLK
- a CDS encoding FMN-binding protein — protein: MKSVLLKCLVLILFFQSFAFTFNGPLDFHPRQLDREIRKIYHTDHFHIAYYPSSENQPDSNTGKYFSIYTGNTLAGYGYIGRVMSCRQGMCFSNLKNSKSSFAEYFDYFILFDSTISIQKVMVFNYMASHGNEITSNGWLKQFIGYNGNNSLIAGKDIDAISGATVSVHGLINDVIIRTSEIKKLKSEKKNF